In a single window of the Pseudogemmatithrix spongiicola genome:
- the lptC gene encoding LPS export ABC transporter periplasmic protein LptC, translating into MMPRVLVALGVTALLGAACSNAEEQRNVVSEASALDSADQVAFGSRTVLTDAGLLRAEIFADTTLFLSQNTRVAMRGVHGVFFNAQGSRDATVTADRAAYDSKAQILEAYGNVVVTSVDGRVLKSPMLRFESAQNQILSDSAFTMTEPDGKEMRGVGFRADPNLQVVTVLRVERGRGGAVRLSP; encoded by the coding sequence ATGATGCCGCGCGTGCTCGTTGCCTTGGGCGTGACAGCCCTCCTCGGCGCGGCCTGCTCGAACGCCGAGGAGCAGCGCAACGTGGTGTCAGAGGCGTCGGCGCTCGACAGCGCGGACCAAGTGGCATTCGGCTCGCGCACGGTGCTCACGGATGCCGGCCTGCTGCGCGCCGAGATCTTCGCCGACACGACGCTCTTCCTGAGCCAGAACACCCGCGTCGCGATGCGTGGGGTGCACGGCGTCTTCTTCAACGCGCAGGGCTCCCGCGACGCCACCGTAACGGCGGACCGCGCGGCGTACGACTCGAAGGCACAGATCCTCGAGGCCTATGGCAACGTGGTCGTCACCTCCGTGGACGGCCGTGTGCTCAAGTCCCCGATGCTGCGCTTCGAGAGCGCCCAGAACCAGATCCTCTCGGACTCGGCGTTCACCATGACCGAGCCGGACGGCAAGGAGATGCGTGGCGTCGGCTTCCGCGCCGATCCCAACCTGCAGGTCGTCACCGTGCTGCGCGTCGAACGCGGGCGCGGGGGCGCCGTACGGTTGTCACCGTGA
- the kdsA gene encoding 3-deoxy-8-phosphooctulonate synthase, with the protein MEHRATFPRDRLFLIAGPCVIENDDILFRVADHLAKLAHHVPGGVIFKASFDKANRSNAGAFRGPGMDEGLRALQRVRERTGLPVLTDVHLPEHCAAAAQAVDVLQIPAFLCRQTDLLEAAGATGLAVNVKKGQFLHPEGMAGAVKKVLGANPPGLVRREGLCDVAVTERGSFFGYGDLVVDMRNFARMRAATGVPVIFDGTHSVQQPGRGEGGASGGLREHIPALTYAACAAGADGLFLETHPDPDHAPSDGPNMLPLAQLDAVIRKAVAFWELARQ; encoded by the coding sequence ATGGAACACCGGGCGACCTTCCCGCGCGACCGGCTGTTCCTGATCGCCGGTCCCTGCGTCATCGAGAACGACGACATCCTGTTCCGGGTCGCCGACCATCTGGCCAAGCTCGCGCACCATGTGCCGGGCGGCGTGATCTTCAAAGCCAGCTTCGACAAGGCGAACCGCTCCAACGCCGGCGCCTTCCGCGGGCCGGGCATGGACGAAGGGCTGCGGGCCTTGCAGCGCGTGCGCGAGCGGACGGGATTGCCCGTGCTCACCGACGTGCACCTGCCCGAGCACTGTGCCGCGGCGGCGCAGGCGGTGGACGTGCTGCAGATCCCGGCATTTCTCTGCCGGCAGACCGATCTGCTCGAGGCCGCCGGCGCCACGGGGCTCGCCGTGAACGTCAAGAAGGGGCAGTTCCTGCACCCCGAAGGCATGGCCGGGGCGGTGAAGAAGGTCCTCGGCGCGAATCCTCCCGGGCTCGTGCGGCGCGAGGGGCTTTGCGACGTGGCGGTGACGGAGCGCGGGTCGTTCTTCGGGTACGGCGACCTCGTCGTCGACATGCGGAACTTCGCGCGGATGCGCGCCGCGACCGGTGTGCCCGTAATCTTCGACGGCACGCACTCGGTGCAGCAGCCGGGGCGGGGCGAGGGCGGGGCCAGCGGCGGGCTGCGGGAGCACATCCCAGCGCTCACGTATGCGGCCTGCGCCGCCGGGGCCGATGGTCTCTTCCTCGAGACGCATCCGGATCCCGACCACGCGCCCAGCGACGGCCCGAACATGCTGCCGTTGGCGCAGCTCGACGCGGTGATTCGCAAGGCGGTGGCGTTCTGGGAGCTGGCCCGCCAATGA
- a CDS encoding KdsC family phosphatase produces MILGLGGTLAAQSGPPLDPTLAARIRLVCFDVDGVLTDGGIILGDAGGTRIELKRYDIQDGLAIKMLQQAGILTAIITGRESESVALRAKELAVDEVVQDIQARKVPALRRILERRGLDWSEVAFVGDDLPDIGVLRLVGLPVAVGNASFDAVQAAKLRLQKTGGAGAVREFVELLLRARGDWDTQVERYVASRSEER; encoded by the coding sequence ATGATCCTCGGGCTCGGGGGGACTCTCGCAGCACAGTCCGGGCCGCCGCTGGATCCCACGCTGGCGGCCCGGATCCGTCTCGTCTGTTTCGACGTCGACGGGGTACTCACGGACGGCGGCATCATCCTCGGGGACGCCGGTGGCACGCGCATCGAGCTGAAGCGCTACGACATCCAGGATGGGCTGGCCATCAAGATGCTGCAGCAGGCGGGGATCCTCACGGCCATCATCACGGGCCGCGAGTCGGAGTCCGTGGCGTTGCGGGCGAAGGAACTCGCGGTCGATGAAGTCGTGCAGGACATCCAGGCGCGCAAGGTACCGGCCCTGCGCCGCATCCTCGAGCGCCGCGGGCTGGACTGGAGCGAAGTGGCGTTCGTGGGCGACGACCTGCCCGACATCGGCGTCCTGCGCTTGGTGGGGCTGCCGGTCGCGGTGGGCAATGCCTCGTTCGACGCCGTGCAGGCCGCGAAGCTCCGGCTCCAGAAGACGGGCGGGGCCGGGGCGGTGCGCGAGTTCGTCGAGCTGTTGCTGCGCGCCCGCGGGGATTGGGACACGCAGGTGGAACGGTACGTAGCCAGCCGCTCGGAGGAGCGATGA
- a CDS encoding KpsF/GutQ family sugar-phosphate isomerase encodes MSETARIVARGKRVLELERDAVAEAAARLDDAFAAAVQLIKQAKGRVIVAGIGKSGLIARKIAATMTSTGTPAYFLHPTESVHGDLGIVTDDDVALLLSKSGETQELLPLLEQLTRLGVPCISITSNRESTLARNSRVALDGYVREEACPHDLAPTTSTTLALAIGDALAVALLEEKGFRREDFAKFHPGGSLGRKLLLRVRDVMIADPLPTLGSDATMREAIVVLAKQRGLGIVLDGAGRLAGVLTTGDLTRLMQRDGDVMAIRVGDVMTRSPKTVDAEALASAAVHTMEQFGVIALPALAPDGRVAGVVHLHDLMRAGAA; translated from the coding sequence ATGAGCGAGACGGCGCGCATTGTCGCGCGGGGCAAGCGGGTGCTGGAACTAGAACGCGATGCCGTCGCCGAGGCGGCGGCGCGGCTCGACGACGCGTTCGCCGCGGCCGTGCAGCTGATCAAGCAGGCCAAGGGCCGCGTGATCGTCGCGGGCATCGGCAAGAGCGGCCTCATCGCGCGCAAGATCGCCGCGACCATGACCTCCACGGGCACGCCTGCGTACTTCCTGCACCCGACGGAGAGCGTCCACGGCGACTTAGGCATCGTCACCGACGACGACGTCGCCCTGCTGCTCTCGAAGAGCGGCGAGACACAGGAGCTGCTGCCGCTGCTCGAGCAGCTCACGCGTCTCGGGGTGCCCTGCATCTCGATCACGAGCAACCGCGAGAGCACGCTGGCCCGCAACAGCCGCGTCGCGCTCGATGGCTATGTGCGCGAGGAAGCCTGCCCGCACGACTTGGCGCCGACCACCAGCACGACGCTCGCGCTGGCCATCGGCGACGCATTGGCGGTGGCCCTGCTCGAGGAGAAGGGATTCCGCCGCGAAGACTTCGCCAAGTTCCATCCCGGCGGCTCGCTGGGGCGCAAGCTGCTGCTGCGCGTGCGCGACGTCATGATCGCCGATCCGCTGCCGACCCTGGGCTCCGACGCGACGATGCGCGAGGCGATCGTGGTGCTCGCCAAGCAGCGCGGATTGGGCATCGTGCTCGACGGTGCCGGCCGCCTCGCGGGCGTGCTCACGACGGGCGATCTCACGCGCCTCATGCAGCGCGACGGCGACGTGATGGCCATCCGTGTCGGCGACGTGATGACGCGGAGCCCGAAGACGGTGGACGCCGAGGCTTTGGCGTCGGCGGCGGTGCACACGATGGAGCAGTTCGGCGTGATCGCCTTGCCCGCGCTCGCGCCTGACGGCCGCGTCGCGGGCGTCGTGCATCTCCACGACCTGATGCGCGCGGGGGCGGCATGA
- the lptB gene encoding LPS export ABC transporter ATP-binding protein, with the protein MSHADVVQRLTAGDRSDALCLLAVAQRADETGRADLHDVVVTYRSDYLQALEAEGRDVSAEAGRLSVDEVRAHLVAVVLPRLVATGAVATDATGAGSVALLGEALAAFHADRSSWLAALQQTGEHPSARQRRHTGPVEGGSVLAAAGLVKTYKKRNVVYDVSLELRQGEIVGLLGPNGAGKTTTFYMVAGLIPPAAGKILLDGEDITRMPMFKRARRGIGYLSQEPSIFRKLSVEENILAILETLPISKDEREHRLETLLDELKIKHLRLSKAYALSGGERRRLEITRALVTQPKFIMLDEPFAGVDPIAVNDIQGIVASLRDRGIGVLISDHNVEQTLDIVDRAYIMFEGQVKVAGPVRDLIFDDEVSRVYFGPTLTARLRARMETVA; encoded by the coding sequence ATGAGCCACGCGGACGTGGTCCAGCGCCTGACTGCGGGCGACCGCTCCGACGCGCTCTGCCTGCTCGCCGTGGCGCAACGCGCCGACGAGACGGGCCGTGCCGACCTGCACGACGTCGTCGTCACCTACCGCAGCGACTACCTGCAGGCACTCGAAGCCGAAGGGCGCGACGTCTCGGCCGAGGCCGGGCGCCTGAGCGTTGATGAAGTGCGGGCGCACTTGGTCGCGGTCGTGCTGCCGCGACTCGTGGCGACGGGCGCGGTGGCGACCGACGCCACCGGAGCCGGGAGCGTGGCGCTCCTCGGCGAGGCCCTCGCCGCCTTCCACGCGGATCGCAGCAGTTGGCTGGCCGCCCTGCAGCAGACGGGCGAGCATCCAAGCGCGCGGCAGCGGCGCCACACCGGCCCCGTCGAAGGTGGCAGCGTGCTGGCGGCCGCAGGGCTCGTGAAGACCTACAAGAAGCGGAACGTCGTGTACGACGTGTCGTTGGAGCTGCGCCAAGGCGAGATCGTCGGCCTGCTCGGCCCCAACGGGGCGGGCAAGACCACCACGTTCTACATGGTCGCCGGGCTGATTCCGCCTGCCGCGGGCAAGATCCTGCTCGATGGCGAGGACATCACCCGCATGCCGATGTTCAAGCGCGCGCGACGCGGCATCGGGTACCTGTCGCAGGAACCGTCGATCTTCCGCAAGCTCTCCGTCGAGGAGAACATCCTCGCGATCCTCGAGACGCTGCCGATCTCGAAGGACGAGCGCGAGCACCGGCTGGAGACGCTGCTCGACGAGCTGAAGATCAAGCACCTGCGCCTCAGCAAGGCCTACGCACTCTCGGGCGGCGAGCGCCGGCGCCTGGAGATCACGCGGGCCCTGGTGACGCAGCCGAAGTTCATCATGCTGGACGAGCCCTTCGCCGGCGTGGACCCGATCGCCGTGAACGACATCCAGGGCATCGTGGCCTCGCTGCGCGACCGCGGCATCGGCGTGCTCATCTCCGACCATAACGTCGAGCAGACGCTCGACATCGTGGACCGCGCCTACATCATGTTCGAGGGGCAGGTGAAGGTGGCCGGCCCCGTGCGCGACCTGATCTTCGACGACGAGGTCTCGCGCGTGTACTTCGGACCGACGCTCACGGCGCGCCTGCGGGCACGCATGGAGACCGTCGCGTGA